A stretch of Acidovorax sp. RAC01 DNA encodes these proteins:
- a CDS encoding phosphotransferase family protein, translated as MSALPFSTERLAVYLRAQGLVGSEAMQVVPLSGGQSNPTFRVTAGQNAYVLRKKPAGVLAPSAHAIDREYRVMKALQGTDVPVPRMLAYCEDESIVGTPFYLMDFLQGRVFMDPALPGMEPAERAALYREMGRVMAALHGIDLAAVGLSDYGRTGRYVERQIDRWSRQCRALSVPLDAAMLALMEWLPAHLPEGDETTLVHGDYRIDNLVFHPTEPRVMGVLDWELSTLGHPLADLAYHCMAWNVPPALWRGMGGLDLPALGIPTEAQYLADYAAATGREVQGHWSFYMAYNLFRMAAILYGIAQRAADGSAASADAEETGRKAGPLARLGWEWAQRHAAA; from the coding sequence ATGAGTGCGCTCCCCTTCTCCACTGAGCGCTTGGCCGTGTACTTGCGTGCCCAGGGTCTGGTGGGCAGCGAAGCGATGCAGGTGGTGCCCCTCTCGGGCGGGCAGTCGAACCCCACCTTCCGCGTGACTGCGGGCCAGAACGCCTACGTGCTGCGCAAGAAGCCGGCCGGTGTGCTGGCACCCTCCGCCCACGCCATTGACCGCGAATACCGCGTGATGAAAGCGTTGCAGGGCACGGATGTGCCTGTGCCGCGGATGCTGGCGTACTGCGAAGACGAGTCCATCGTCGGCACACCGTTTTATCTGATGGATTTCCTGCAGGGCCGCGTGTTCATGGACCCGGCGTTGCCGGGCATGGAGCCTGCCGAGCGCGCGGCCCTCTACCGCGAGATGGGCCGTGTGATGGCTGCGCTGCACGGCATCGACCTCGCGGCTGTGGGCCTGAGTGACTACGGCCGCACCGGACGGTATGTGGAGCGCCAGATCGACCGCTGGTCACGACAATGCCGCGCACTGTCGGTCCCGCTGGATGCGGCCATGCTGGCCCTGATGGAGTGGCTACCCGCCCATCTGCCTGAAGGTGATGAAACCACGCTGGTGCATGGCGACTACCGCATCGACAACCTGGTGTTCCACCCCACGGAGCCCCGTGTGATGGGTGTGCTGGATTGGGAGCTATCCACCCTGGGCCATCCGCTGGCCGACCTGGCCTACCACTGCATGGCCTGGAATGTGCCGCCTGCCCTGTGGCGCGGTATGGGTGGGCTGGACTTGCCCGCCCTGGGCATTCCGACCGAGGCTCAGTACCTGGCCGACTACGCCGCTGCCACGGGGCGCGAGGTGCAGGGGCACTGGTCGTTCTACATGGCCTACAACCTGTTCCGCATGGCGGCCATTCTGTACGGGATTGCACAGCGCGCGGCGGATGGCAGTGCTGCGTCGGCCGATGCGGAGGAGACCGGTCGCAAGGCTGGCCCGCTGGCACGCCTGGGTTGGGAGTGGGCGCAGCGCCACGCGGCGGCATAG
- a CDS encoding SDR family NAD(P)-dependent oxidoreductase, with translation MSAAIDRFRLDGRLVLVTGASSGLGTHFAQLLAGAGARVALAARRTDKLQSVVEAITQAGGAARAYSLDVTSAASVRECMDALAAWGVPDVVVNNAGVTVTRPLLEHTEEDFDHVLDTNLKGCWLVATEAARRMVAAGKGGSIVNVASILAERVAGGVAPYAISKAGVVQATKAMALELARHRIRVNALLPGYVVTDLNRDFLTSESGDKLRSRIPSRRFGELSDLDGPLLLLASDAGAAMSGATVAVDGGHLLSSL, from the coding sequence GTGAGTGCTGCCATCGACCGTTTTCGCCTGGACGGGCGCCTGGTGCTCGTCACCGGGGCTTCCAGTGGCCTCGGCACCCACTTTGCGCAGTTGCTGGCGGGTGCCGGTGCCCGCGTGGCCCTGGCCGCGCGGCGCACCGACAAGCTGCAATCGGTGGTGGAAGCCATCACGCAGGCGGGTGGCGCGGCGCGGGCGTATTCACTGGACGTGACCAGCGCCGCCAGTGTGCGTGAATGCATGGATGCGCTGGCCGCCTGGGGCGTGCCCGATGTGGTGGTGAACAACGCCGGTGTCACCGTGACGCGCCCGCTGCTGGAGCACACCGAAGAAGACTTTGACCATGTGCTGGACACCAACCTGAAAGGGTGCTGGCTGGTGGCCACCGAGGCAGCGCGGCGCATGGTGGCGGCGGGAAAGGGCGGCAGCATCGTCAACGTAGCTTCCATCCTGGCCGAGCGTGTGGCGGGTGGCGTGGCGCCCTACGCGATCTCCAAGGCTGGGGTGGTGCAGGCCACCAAGGCCATGGCGCTGGAGCTGGCGCGCCACCGCATCCGCGTGAATGCGCTGCTGCCGGGCTATGTGGTGACCGATTTGAACCGCGACTTCCTCACCAGCGAATCGGGCGACAAGCTGCGCAGCCGCATCCCGAGCCGCCGCTTTGGCGAGCTGAGCGACCTGGATGGTCCCTTGCTGCTGCTGGCCTCCGACGCGGGCGCGGCCATGTCGGGCGCGACGGTGGCGGTGGATGGCGGGCATCTGTTGAGTTCGCTATGA